Proteins encoded by one window of Pseudonocardia sp. HH130629-09:
- a CDS encoding formyltransferase family protein yields MIFVGDGALLWRAVRYALDRGHTVDAVCHGPRSAATVGVPPQVVVHEVADGAALDALAGDLTARCSDGLLWSLDNPFLLRDGLLGSGLRLLNVHGGPLPGYRGLPLATVAYAILHGEQEFAATLHEIEAGIDTGPVLAESRFPVDDDAVFEDVMIDLVDAAHEVFTEHLDAVVAGSGPTPYRPDGVPGYYGLAEARAIADMRDHPRYDRATELGFFADVWPEAAQAWGADGT; encoded by the coding sequence ATGATCTTCGTCGGGGACGGGGCACTGCTGTGGCGGGCCGTCCGGTACGCGCTGGACCGCGGGCACACCGTCGACGCGGTCTGCCACGGTCCGCGCAGCGCCGCTACCGTCGGGGTGCCGCCCCAGGTCGTCGTGCACGAGGTCGCTGACGGCGCCGCGCTCGACGCGCTGGCCGGTGACCTCACGGCCCGGTGTTCCGACGGGCTCCTGTGGTCGCTCGACAACCCGTTCCTGCTGCGCGACGGCCTGCTCGGCTCGGGTCTGCGGCTGCTGAACGTGCACGGCGGGCCGCTCCCCGGTTACCGGGGGCTGCCGCTCGCGACGGTGGCGTACGCGATCCTGCACGGCGAGCAGGAGTTCGCGGCGACCCTGCACGAGATCGAGGCCGGGATCGACACCGGGCCGGTGCTCGCCGAGTCCCGGTTCCCGGTCGACGACGACGCCGTCTTCGAGGACGTGATGATCGACCTCGTCGACGCCGCGCACGAGGTGTTCACCGAGCACCTCGACGCGGTGGTTGCCGGCTCCGGACCGACGCCGTACCGGCCCGACGGGGTGCCCGGCTACTACGGCCTCGCCGAGGCCCGCGCGATCGCCGATATGCGCGACCACCCGCGGTACGACCGGGCGACCGAGCTCGGGTTCTTCGCCGACGTCTGGCCCGAGGCCGCGCAGGCCTGGGGCGCGGACGGGACGTGA
- a CDS encoding MFS transporter — protein sequence MAAGILLDLSPLREDRTFRNLFVGRTILLFGVGVVAVTVPLEVYTRTGSTPTVGLVSAAESVAFLIGFLGGGVLADRTDRWRLIRITWALSGISFALLAVNAAVWESTALTALFVATNGLSGSVCITAMLAVMPSIVDRSKLHAVGALNTVSLRLGSVLAPVLGGLAFAVGSAAWNYAAGAAAAALTWVLLAVTPPPGHGRVAGTADTAEEHLADGTAPDAVEGPLRALRTGGRFVLGEPVVLGVMAAGVVGMLGGGSIVLVPALVAARFDGLPVAVGAIYAALAFGVVVGSLASGWVRRHPRPGLLLLVLMVGCFALYALAGAAPALWLTLVALVAAGAVNAVEEVLRYALLQLRTPDGLLGRVNSLFSAQAMGGAAIGAVVAGTVGGIVGDADALWVYNAVMTVVALLAGVLLRPLRRATRESVEERVA from the coding sequence ATGGCCGCCGGGATCCTGCTCGACCTCAGCCCGCTGCGCGAGGACCGGACCTTCCGGAACCTGTTCGTCGGGCGCACGATCCTGCTGTTCGGGGTCGGCGTCGTCGCGGTGACCGTGCCGCTGGAGGTCTACACCCGCACCGGGTCCACACCGACCGTCGGGCTCGTGTCCGCCGCTGAGTCGGTCGCGTTCCTGATCGGGTTCCTCGGCGGCGGGGTGCTCGCCGACCGCACCGACCGCTGGCGGCTCATCCGCATCACCTGGGCGCTGAGCGGGATCTCGTTCGCGCTGCTCGCCGTCAACGCCGCCGTGTGGGAGTCGACCGCGCTGACCGCGCTGTTCGTCGCCACGAACGGGCTGTCCGGATCGGTCTGCATCACCGCGATGCTCGCCGTGATGCCGTCCATCGTGGACCGTTCCAAGCTGCATGCGGTCGGCGCGCTCAACACCGTGTCGCTGCGGCTGGGGTCGGTGCTGGCCCCGGTCCTCGGCGGCCTCGCCTTCGCCGTCGGCTCCGCCGCCTGGAACTACGCCGCGGGTGCGGCGGCCGCCGCGCTCACCTGGGTGCTGCTCGCCGTCACCCCGCCGCCGGGCCACGGCCGGGTCGCGGGAACCGCGGACACCGCGGAGGAGCACCTCGCGGACGGGACGGCCCCGGACGCCGTGGAGGGACCGCTGCGCGCGCTGCGCACCGGTGGCCGGTTCGTCCTGGGCGAGCCCGTGGTGCTCGGGGTGATGGCCGCCGGGGTGGTGGGCATGCTCGGCGGCGGCTCGATCGTGCTGGTCCCGGCGCTGGTCGCGGCCCGCTTCGACGGTCTCCCGGTCGCCGTCGGCGCGATCTACGCCGCGCTCGCGTTCGGGGTCGTGGTGGGCTCGCTGGCCAGCGGCTGGGTCCGGCGCCACCCACGGCCCGGGCTGCTGCTGCTCGTGCTGATGGTCGGGTGCTTCGCCCTCTACGCGCTGGCCGGTGCCGCCCCCGCGCTGTGGCTGACGCTCGTGGCGCTCGTCGCGGCCGGCGCGGTCAACGCGGTCGAGGAGGTGCTGCGCTACGCCCTGCTGCAGCTGCGCACCCCCGACGGGCTGCTCGGGCGGGTCAACAGCCTGTTCTCCGCCCAGGCGATGGGTGGTGCCGCGATCGGCGCCGTCGTCGCCGGGACGGTCGGGGGGATCGTCGGCGACGCCGACGCCCTGTGGGTCTACAACGCCGTGATGACGGTGGTCGCGCTCCTGGCGGGGGTCCTGCTGCGCCCGCTGCGCCGCGCCACCCGGGAGTCGGTCGAGGAGCGAGTCGCATGA